The Thermoanaerobaculia bacterium genome segment GTCCGCGTCCAGAAGGTCGAGAGCACCGTCTCCGGCATGTCGGCCGAGCTCGTGCCGATGACCGAGGGAATCAACTACACGATCGTCCTCAAGCCGAAGACCGATCTGAAGAAGGGCGAGTTCTCGGGAACGCTCAAGATCTACACGTCCGACAAGGAACGTCCGGAGATCGACGTGCCGATGTCCGGCAACGTCCTCTGATCCGGCGGAAGGAAGACGACCGATGAAGAAATTCCTCTGGGGAGCGGCGGTCCTCGCCGCGGCGGCGCTGTCGACCGGTCCCGTTCGCGCCGAAGACAAGGCGGCGAAATCGGCCGACGAAGGAAAGGTGGTGCGCTTGCACGACGGACTGCAGTACGAGGATCTCAAGGTGGGCACCGGCGCCGAGCCGAAGACCGGTCAGACCGTCGTCGTCCACTACACGGGATGGCTCACGAACGGGAAGAAGTTCGACTCTTCCGTCGACCGCGGCCGCCCGTTCGAGTTCGCGATCGGGGAAGGGCACGTGATCAAGGGGTGGGACGAAGGAGTCGCGACGATGAAGGTCGGCGGCAAGCGCAAGCTGACGATCCCGCCGGAGCTCGCCTACGGTTCCCGCGGCGCGGGCGGCGTCATTCCGCCCAACGCGACGCTCGTGTTCGACGTGGAGCTGCTCGGCATCAAGTGATCCCTTCTCCGGATGCCGGTTCCGTTTCGCGGCGGGGGCCCTCCCCCCGCCGCTTTCCTTTTCGGCTGCGATAGCATCGCGAGGTGGCCCCGTTCCCCGTCACCGTTCGAGAGGCTCGTCCCGCCGATGGTCCCGCGATCCTCGCGCTCGAGCGCGAGCTCGCCGACTTCGAGCGGCTCGAAGGACCTTCCGAAGCCGAGGGAAAGCGGCTCCTTTCCTGGATCTTCGACGAGGAGCGCTTCCACGCGCTGATCGCCGAGCGCGGAAGCGCGGTCGTCGGGATCGCGATCTATTTCTTCTTCCCCACCTCGTTTCGCGCGCGCCCCGGGC includes the following:
- a CDS encoding FKBP-type peptidyl-prolyl cis-trans isomerase, which codes for MKKFLWGAAVLAAAALSTGPVRAEDKAAKSADEGKVVRLHDGLQYEDLKVGTGAEPKTGQTVVVHYTGWLTNGKKFDSSVDRGRPFEFAIGEGHVIKGWDEGVATMKVGGKRKLTIPPELAYGSRGAGGVIPPNATLVFDVELLGIK